The Fodinibius salinus nucleotide sequence GTTGAGGAAGAAGAGTTTAATGATGAACGATATCGTTTTGACTATGAGAATGAGAAGGTTTACGCTTCGGCAAAAGGGGCCGCGGTGGATACGTTTAAAGTAACGGAGCCGTCTAGTTCGGGGCAGCTCATTTTTTACTATTCGCGTTTGTTTGCAGGTCGTAATGAAGAATATCAGCTGCCGGTATATATCCAGCAGCAAAAAGGATATATCACAGCCAGGGCCACATCAAGAATGGAAACGCGCGAATATGAAGCATTTAAAAAGCCGGTTGAAACTTATTTTACCAAAGGAAATGCCGATTTTGAAGGCCCGTTTGGCTTTACAGGGGAATTTAAGTCCTGGTATGTTACGGATGACTTGCGCGTGCCGGCCGAAGCGCATGTCAAAGTTTGGCTGGGCAATGTAAAAGTGCGACTAATTAACTATAAAAAAGAACGACGTAACCAATGAATATACCGTTTAAAAAATTATCACATGCAGTGGACTTGCCACTGCCGTCTTACGAATCTGAATATGCCGCAGGCATGGATCTCCGCGCTGCTCTTACCGAGCCTATGACCCTGGCACCGGGCAAGCGGGCATTGGTACCCACCGGATTAAAGATGGCACTTCCCAAGGGATATGAAGCCCAGATTCGCCCCCGAAGTGGATTGGCTTATCGAAACGGTATTACCATGTTGAACACTCCGGGTACCATTGATGCCGACTACCGTGGGGAGCTGAAAGTACTGGCCGTAAATTTGGGTGAAGAGCCGTTTAAGATTACCCATGGAGATCGTATAGCGCAGATGGTTATCGCTCCGGTTATTCAGCCTGATATTGATGAAGTGGACACGCTACCCGAAACCGAGCGTGGAGAAGGCGGATTTGGCAGTACAGGAGTTCAATAGAAAGTTAGAACGTATTAGGTCGAAAAGATTGCTAACTGAGAATTGGAACTCAGTTCTTAAGAAGAAACGTAGAAAAATTCAGTCTGTAAACCGCCAGTGCTCGAGAATATACGTCCATATATTGACTTAGTTTCCAACAATCGGGATTACCGCCGGTTGTGGCTTAGCCAAATTGTATCTAATTTCGGCGACTGGTTTGGCATCTTAGCAGTTTATGCGCTCATCACGCGCTATTCAGATTCTGAGTTTTTGCTAGGATTAATCATCGTGGTCAAGATGTTAAGCCTGGCAAGCTTTTCACCCTTTGCGGGATATTTGACGGATCGATTCGATCGCCGTCGAATTATGATAGCATGCGATCTGCTTCGGGGACTTTTGGTAGCGTGTTTATTACTTGTAGTCTCATACGAAACGCTTTGGCTTGCCTATGTGCTTACCGCTCTGCAGATGATGTTATCTGCCGTTTTTGAACCGGCCAAGACCTCGTCCATTCCCAACGTTACCACCAAAGAGGAGTTGGTAGATGCTAACGTACTATCTTCGGCCAGCTGGAGCATAATTTTTACAATGGGTATGGGATTTGGCGGCCTTGCTACGGCATGGCTGGGTACTGATTTGGTATTCATCATTGATGCTCTTTCGTATGGACTGTCGGCCTGGTTTATTTATGGTGCAGTTATCCCGCAGGAAAAAATGTCGGAAAAAGAATTACACCGAACGAGAAATCCACTTGTGGGTATCAAAGAAGGATTTCAATATTTACGAGATAACCCACAGGTACTGCGTCCTACGTTGGCCAAAGCTTGTTTTACTATGTTCTTAGGGGCCCTTACCTATATGCTGATCCTGGTATCCGAGGAGGTGCTGCTTATGGGCAGTGTAGGGCTTGGACTATTATACGCCTCTCGCGGTGTGGGAACGGGGATTGGTCCAATTATTGGCCGACGTATTTTTAAGCAAGAGAGCGGTTGGATACGTGCCATGGGGTTTTGCATGATGTTTGGCGGATTGATGTATGCTGTGGTGGGATGGACCACGAGTTTGGTGGTGATGCTGGTGTTTGTATTTATTGCTCACGCGGCCTCGGGTGCCAACTGGGTGATGAGTACCGTACTTCTTCAGCGCCGCACTCCTGATACTTTTCGAGGGCGCATCTTTAGTACGGAGTGGCTGCTGTTTACAGTGGCGCAGTCAATATCGGTTATGGCCGCTTCATGGATTCTTGAAAATGGATGGCTCACCATTCAGCAGACTATGATAATATTTTCGATGCTGCTGAGTTTAGCCGGAGTTTTTTGGCATCAAACGCTTACGCAGGATGAGGATCACTATCAAGAGGGCGTAGAGGATTTAACAACGGCGGGAACCGTAGATCATGCTTAATTGGTGTTATGCTTATATCTGCTATAAATGACTAAATTAGAGGCGGACTATTCAAAATGCTTTTTTTCCTCTTTGTAGTCCTCGTCAGAAACCAGTCCTTGTTGCCAAAGTCCGGTAAGGTAATTCATCTTCTCCATGCTCCCGGGATTGTGTTCCGGTTCTTTGGGTTTGCTTTCTTCTTTCTCTTTGTGACGCTGTTGCTCGGCAAAAATAGCTTTTTCAAGCAGTTGTTTTATCTTTTCAGGACCTTCAAGTCCCTGCAATGTTACAGAAGAAGCTGAAGTTTGCAGTATAATGTCACCAACGCCCATCTTTCGTTGGATGAAGGTTTGATCAACCCGGATTTTCTTAATATTGACCAGATCAATATGCCGTTCGTATTTCTTGCCCTGAGAGGTAAGCTGCGTATCGCTGAAGGTATAAGAATAGGTATGTTGTTTTATGTATACCCAGTAGAGGCCAATGAACCCAATACCCAAAAGGGGGATACAAAGTATAGATAGCAGGTAGCCAACAATGTGGTTTTTCCAGCTCGGCTCAAGCGTAATTGTGCTGTCGTTAAACTGTTTAGACATAAAACTAAAGGTTGATGATCAGGAACGTACAACAAGTATATTAAGTTAGGTAAATTTGATAAAATACAAAGTGAAATCCCTAAGTTTTTCCAAACAAATTTCATATATTATCACGCTTCTTAACGGCTGGGCACTGCTAAGTTTGTAAACATGTAGATGAAGATGAAACCGTGGAAATATATTGTCGCTCTCTGGATGACCGGAGTTGTTATTGCAGGATTTCTGATCCCAATTCCAGAAATTCCTATTCTTAAAGAATCAGCACGGAATCTGTTTTTGCACGTGCCTATGTGGATGACGATGTCGGTTTGTTTTGCGCTGGGACTTTTTTACAGCATCAAATATTTACACGATCCCGATTTGTCTGTTGATCGCAAAGCCGAGACGACCACACAGATAGGATTAATTTTTGGAATTTGTGGACTGCTGACCGGCTCAGTATGGGCGCGGTTTACGTGGGGAACTTGGTGGACGTTCTCGGAGCCTCGTATGAATCTGGCAGCCCTGGGGATGATGATTTATGTGGCTTATTTTGTACTGCGCACCGCATTTGACAATCCCGAGAAGCGTGCCAAAATTGCGGCTGTCTATAATGTATTTGCCGCAACAACCATACCGTTTTTGTTATATATTATCCCCCGCCAGTTACCCAGCCTGCATCCCGGGGCAGATGGCAATCCGGCCTTTAGCGAAATAACAGCGCCGGAACTCCGCTACATTTTTTATCCGGCCGTTATTGGATTTATTGGGCTGGCAATTTGGTTGATTGATATCCTAAACCGGTATAAAAAGGTTAAGTACCAACTAGAACAACAAGAACTATGAATTTTTCTTTGATACAGCTACAGCAAGATACTGTTGCGGCTGCCGATACGCTATCGGAGGCTTATGCCTCCAAATGGGAATCCTCGTCGGGACTTGAACAGGCCGGTCCGTTGATGCAGACGTTGGCCTCACATGATCTTATTTTTATTGTCTTAATTGTAAGTCTAATTATTTGGTTGGTATTGCTTTTTTTCATTATCCGTACGGATAAAAAAGTGGAACAGCTCGAAGACCAAGTTGAACAGCTAAATACAAGCGATTAGTTATGAAACCGAAACTTATTATCGGTATTGTGGCTATTGTCGGGTTTACCTCTCTATTGATGTACAACTTTGGCAACAGCATCAGCACCTATGTGAATTTTGAACAAGCTTCTGGCATGGAAGGAGCCCATGTAGTGGGTACCTGGGACGATTCTCAGCAGTATGGTTTTTCCATGGAATCTAAACAGTTTTCATTTTATATGAAGGATCAGGAGGGTAATACGCGGCGTGTGGTCTACCCTAAGAGTAAACCCAACAATTTTGAGCAGGCAGAGAAGCTGGTTGTAATTGGAGAGATGGAAGACGGTGTGTTTTATGCCAACGAGATGCTAATGAAGTGCCCCTCGAAATATAACAACGCTGACGCTGCTGAATTTGAAAAGGCCAACACTTCTAAAAGTTCCTGATTGATGATTGAGACGTTTGGTAAACTTTTTGTCAATGCATCATTTGTATGTACCATTCTAGCTGTCATTGGTTATTTTATATATTCCCGCAATAATCGCAATACTTACTTTCGAGTATCAAACTGGCTGTTTGGCATCCAGGGAATATTCTTGTTGGTAGCCTCTGGGTTTTTGCTGTACATCATACTGACCCATCAGTTCAACTTTTATTACGTTTACAATTATACCAGTAGCGACCTGCAGCTCAAATACCTGATTTCTGCCTTCTGGGGCGGTCAAGAGGGTAGTTTTATGCTGTGGGTTTTATTTTCCACCATACTTGGTCTGGGGCTTATGAAATGGACTGACGAGCCGTATCGCGGTCCTGTACTCTTTTTCCTGGCGCTTACCCAAGTGTTTTTATTGTC carries:
- a CDS encoding DUF3108 domain-containing protein, producing the protein MESSPIAKRSTILILFCLLCVGITKQGSGQDLLLTYNHSERPPTMDEMLEWKEEFTYKVKYGFFKLGQVKTQIVRDTTYRGHHLWWLRTIITSNSSIPFIGEEENHYNTLFVATDSLPHTKLYWRDNVEEEEFNDERYRFDYENEKVYASAKGAAVDTFKVTEPSSSGQLIFYYSRLFAGRNEEYQLPVYIQQQKGYITARATSRMETREYEAFKKPVETYFTKGNADFEGPFGFTGEFKSWYVTDDLRVPAEAHVKVWLGNVKVRLINYKKERRNQ
- the dut gene encoding dUTP diphosphatase, producing MNIPFKKLSHAVDLPLPSYESEYAAGMDLRAALTEPMTLAPGKRALVPTGLKMALPKGYEAQIRPRSGLAYRNGITMLNTPGTIDADYRGELKVLAVNLGEEPFKITHGDRIAQMVIAPVIQPDIDEVDTLPETERGEGGFGSTGVQ
- a CDS encoding MFS transporter, with protein sequence MLENIRPYIDLVSNNRDYRRLWLSQIVSNFGDWFGILAVYALITRYSDSEFLLGLIIVVKMLSLASFSPFAGYLTDRFDRRRIMIACDLLRGLLVACLLLVVSYETLWLAYVLTALQMMLSAVFEPAKTSSIPNVTTKEELVDANVLSSASWSIIFTMGMGFGGLATAWLGTDLVFIIDALSYGLSAWFIYGAVIPQEKMSEKELHRTRNPLVGIKEGFQYLRDNPQVLRPTLAKACFTMFLGALTYMLILVSEEVLLMGSVGLGLLYASRGVGTGIGPIIGRRIFKQESGWIRAMGFCMMFGGLMYAVVGWTTSLVVMLVFVFIAHAASGANWVMSTVLLQRRTPDTFRGRIFSTEWLLFTVAQSISVMAASWILENGWLTIQQTMIIFSMLLSLAGVFWHQTLTQDEDHYQEGVEDLTTAGTVDHA
- a CDS encoding PH domain-containing protein is translated as MSKQFNDSTITLEPSWKNHIVGYLLSILCIPLLGIGFIGLYWVYIKQHTYSYTFSDTQLTSQGKKYERHIDLVNIKKIRVDQTFIQRKMGVGDIILQTSASSVTLQGLEGPEKIKQLLEKAIFAEQQRHKEKEESKPKEPEHNPGSMEKMNYLTGLWQQGLVSDEDYKEEKKHFE
- the ccsA gene encoding cytochrome c biogenesis protein CcsA, coding for MKPWKYIVALWMTGVVIAGFLIPIPEIPILKESARNLFLHVPMWMTMSVCFALGLFYSIKYLHDPDLSVDRKAETTTQIGLIFGICGLLTGSVWARFTWGTWWTFSEPRMNLAALGMMIYVAYFVLRTAFDNPEKRAKIAAVYNVFAATTIPFLLYIIPRQLPSLHPGADGNPAFSEITAPELRYIFYPAVIGFIGLAIWLIDILNRYKKVKYQLEQQEL
- a CDS encoding cytochrome c maturation protein CcmE: MKPKLIIGIVAIVGFTSLLMYNFGNSISTYVNFEQASGMEGAHVVGTWDDSQQYGFSMESKQFSFYMKDQEGNTRRVVYPKSKPNNFEQAEKLVVIGEMEDGVFYANEMLMKCPSKYNNADAAEFEKANTSKSS